From Methanosarcina lacustris Z-7289, one genomic window encodes:
- the nrdD gene encoding anaerobic ribonucleoside-triphosphate reductase has translation MTGDILLTDNELSDNQPVQKTLDGLSTSSLPKKDQLSDNQPVQKTLDGLSVSPLPKVRTTEGFILNWDRNIIVSQLLKETKLSEIFYNKPAITKEEAVDIAKEAERLIRKMNLKFLSGPLIREIVNNILLDRGRVEWRNIMTRVGASVYDAYEIDSGYGFGANDNANQLNNAETSHKRKADKMSKEQNLLLMPKDLADLHLNGDFHIHDLEYMGTRPFCQDWDLRYFFYYGLMPDGLGAQSSVAKPAKNAEVAFLHAVKAMGSAQTNFAGGQGFYNFLTFMAPYLEGKSEVEIRQLMQMFVYEMMQMMCARGGQTVFSSVQLSPGVPKLWRNIPIVARGKVWDGKQAPLRTYGEFEKEVRLGFKAIMDVMLEGDAWGKPFSFPKPEISLEPDFMEENEEFNGAHPELPTYKELYRMTFELAAKFGTPYFDNQLPEYRGAGEGISCYQCCAYQFSSNPTDDKDFGDKLHFKNGRHFSMGSWMVLSLNCPRAAYRAEYDDEKLFTELKTLMNRGVEVFKIKRKWMNSLIKKNRIPFASQCPKDPTTGEKGAIAVDFDSLVYTIGVIGINEMVQYHTGYQIHESPVAYKLAIRAMFEMKMHAQKLSKENDMEIALARTPAETTAQRFAVSDLLHREYADKAELTIKGDLETAKKEFNETHDLPIYYTNGTHIPPGADISLPERIKYEHTFFPIVDGGNIMHIWLGEGKPDPDGLQELAMHIAKNTQTGYFAFTRDMTVCIDGGYVAAGLLDKCPKCKSENVQHLSRITGYLQSVEGWNRGKRQELKDRKRYSTRELK, from the coding sequence ATGACAGGCGATATTCTCTTAACCGATAATGAATTATCTGATAATCAGCCAGTGCAAAAGACACTTGACGGGCTCTCCACCTCTTCCCTCCCCAAAAAAGACCAGTTATCTGATAATCAGCCAGTGCAAAAAACACTTGATGGGCTGTCTGTCTCTCCCCTCCCCAAAGTCAGGACAACCGAAGGTTTCATTCTTAACTGGGACAGGAATATTATTGTAAGCCAGCTCCTGAAAGAAACAAAATTAAGTGAAATCTTCTACAACAAGCCTGCAATCACAAAAGAAGAAGCCGTTGATATTGCAAAAGAAGCGGAAAGACTTATCCGAAAGATGAATCTCAAGTTCCTTTCAGGACCTCTTATCCGGGAAATAGTCAACAATATTCTTCTTGACAGGGGGCGCGTAGAATGGAGAAATATCATGACAAGGGTCGGGGCTTCGGTCTACGATGCCTACGAAATAGACTCCGGATACGGCTTTGGGGCAAACGATAATGCAAACCAGCTGAACAATGCTGAGACATCCCACAAAAGAAAAGCCGACAAAATGTCCAAAGAGCAAAATCTCCTTCTTATGCCAAAAGATCTTGCCGACCTGCACCTGAACGGGGACTTCCATATCCATGACCTCGAATATATGGGCACAAGGCCTTTTTGCCAGGACTGGGACCTTCGTTATTTCTTTTATTATGGGCTCATGCCTGATGGATTAGGAGCACAATCAAGTGTTGCAAAACCTGCAAAGAATGCCGAAGTAGCTTTCCTTCATGCTGTAAAGGCAATGGGTTCAGCGCAGACCAACTTTGCAGGTGGACAGGGCTTTTACAATTTCCTGACCTTTATGGCCCCATATCTGGAAGGCAAGTCCGAAGTTGAGATAAGACAGCTTATGCAGATGTTCGTCTACGAAATGATGCAGATGATGTGCGCAAGAGGTGGACAGACTGTCTTTTCATCCGTGCAGCTTTCCCCTGGGGTCCCAAAGCTCTGGAGAAACATTCCGATTGTTGCCAGGGGAAAGGTCTGGGACGGTAAACAGGCTCCCCTCAGGACCTACGGAGAATTCGAAAAAGAGGTCCGGCTTGGGTTCAAAGCCATTATGGATGTCATGCTTGAAGGAGATGCCTGGGGCAAACCTTTCAGCTTCCCAAAGCCAGAAATCTCTCTCGAACCTGACTTCATGGAAGAAAACGAGGAGTTCAACGGAGCTCACCCCGAGCTTCCGACTTACAAAGAGCTTTACAGAATGACCTTTGAACTGGCTGCCAAATTCGGAACTCCCTACTTTGACAACCAGCTTCCTGAGTACAGGGGCGCAGGAGAAGGAATTTCATGCTACCAGTGCTGTGCCTACCAGTTCTCTTCAAACCCCACCGACGATAAAGACTTCGGGGACAAGCTGCATTTCAAAAATGGAAGGCATTTCTCCATGGGCTCATGGATGGTCCTGTCCTTAAACTGTCCCAGGGCTGCATACAGGGCTGAATATGACGATGAGAAACTTTTCACCGAACTAAAGACCCTGATGAACCGGGGTGTGGAAGTTTTCAAGATCAAGCGAAAATGGATGAACAGCCTGATCAAGAAAAACAGGATTCCCTTTGCATCCCAGTGTCCCAAGGACCCGACCACCGGAGAAAAAGGGGCAATAGCTGTGGACTTCGATAGCCTTGTGTATACTATTGGAGTAATAGGGATCAATGAGATGGTCCAGTACCACACAGGCTACCAGATCCACGAGTCTCCTGTTGCTTATAAGCTTGCCATCCGGGCTATGTTCGAAATGAAAATGCATGCCCAGAAGCTCTCAAAGGAAAACGACATGGAAATTGCCCTTGCAAGGACTCCTGCGGAAACTACAGCCCAGCGTTTTGCAGTCTCAGACCTCCTGCACAGGGAGTATGCCGACAAAGCCGAACTCACAATTAAAGGGGATCTGGAAACCGCAAAGAAAGAGTTCAATGAGACACACGACCTGCCCATTTACTATACCAACGGGACCCATATTCCTCCGGGTGCCGATATCTCGCTGCCTGAAAGGATAAAGTATGAGCACACTTTCTTCCCGATCGTAGATGGAGGAAATATCATGCATATATGGCTTGGAGAAGGAAAACCGGACCCTGACGGCCTGCAGGAACTTGCCATGCATATAGCAAAAAACACACAGACGGGATACTTTGCTTTCACAAGGGACATGACCGTATGCATTGACGGGGGATATGTAGCCGCCGGCCTGCTTGACAAATGCCCGAAATGCAAATCTGAAAATGTGCAGCACCTCTCAAGGATTACTGGCTATCTCCAGTCCGTAGAAGGCTGGAACAGAGGCAAGCGCCAGGAACTCAAGGACAGGAAACGCTACAGCACAAGGGAACTCAAATGA
- a CDS encoding glutaredoxin family protein, whose translation MAKIIVYTTERCPKCNKLKKFLEANSVPFEVADMSTPEALTELRFNGVFTVTAPVLQINSEFLTYTDLFRGEEVNPEKLRGIL comes from the coding sequence ATGGCAAAAATAATAGTTTACACAACGGAACGTTGTCCTAAATGCAATAAATTGAAAAAATTTCTGGAAGCAAATTCAGTACCCTTCGAAGTAGCAGATATGTCTACCCCCGAAGCTCTGACCGAACTGCGTTTCAACGGAGTCTTCACAGTGACAGCGCCTGTATTACAGATCAACAGTGAATTCCTCACGTATACCGACCTCTTCCGCGGGGAAGAAGTGAATCCGGAAAAACTCAGAGGCATTCTTTAA
- the radB gene encoding DNA repair and recombination protein RadB — MVSYTSVKCKKRCHAIEKLLSSGCKPLDDLLGGGFERGIVTQVFGAAGTGKTNVCIQLAVECVKQGQKVIFIDTEGLSPVRFKQIAGENAKQIARSIIIYEPLSFEEQYAAVREVERIAGENIGLVVLDSATSYYRFELEDEETGIKSRRELASQIGFLHALARKHGFVAIITNQVYSDIIAGGVRPLGGSSLEHISKTIIQLEKTGEGTRRATLYKHRSRPECTNAEFKITAEGIR; from the coding sequence TTGGTCAGTTATACTTCTGTCAAGTGTAAAAAGAGGTGTCACGCCATAGAAAAACTATTATCTTCCGGTTGTAAACCCCTTGATGACCTCCTGGGAGGAGGTTTCGAGAGAGGGATCGTAACTCAGGTCTTCGGAGCCGCAGGGACCGGAAAAACAAATGTCTGTATCCAGCTTGCAGTGGAATGTGTAAAGCAGGGACAGAAAGTCATTTTCATAGATACGGAAGGGCTTTCTCCTGTTCGTTTCAAGCAGATTGCAGGGGAAAATGCAAAGCAAATAGCCAGGAGCATAATTATCTACGAACCCCTGAGTTTTGAAGAACAATATGCAGCAGTAAGAGAGGTGGAGAGGATCGCTGGCGAGAATATCGGGCTCGTGGTTCTGGATTCTGCAACTTCATACTACAGGTTTGAACTTGAAGATGAGGAGACCGGCATAAAAAGCCGGAGAGAACTTGCCAGTCAGATCGGGTTTCTACACGCTCTGGCTCGCAAACACGGTTTTGTTGCAATTATAACAAATCAGGTATACTCAGATATTATTGCAGGAGGGGTGCGCCCATTGGGGGGCAGTTCCCTGGAACATATCTCAAAGACGATCATCCAGCTGGAAAAAACAGGTGAAGGGACAAGGCGCGCCACTCTATACAAACACCGCTCACGTCCTGAATGTACAAATGCTGAGTTTAAAATTACGGCTGAAGGGATCCGTTAA
- a CDS encoding inositol-3-phosphate synthase, whose translation MTKIKIAIAGIGNCASSLIQGIEYYKAEDKEPIGLMHRDIGEYRPKDIKVVAAFDIDARKVGKDVAEAIFAPPNCTATFCPDVPPTGVKVKMGRVLDGVSDHMKNYGENYTFVVSREPEATKADIVKELKDSGAEMLLNYLPVGSEKAVRFYAECALEAGVALINNMPVFIASNPEWAKRFEEKNIPIIGDDIKAQLGATITHRVLADLFEKRGVKLERTYQLNTGGNTDFLNMLNMNRLVSKRESKTEAVQSVLSHRLADENIHIGPSDYVAWQKDNKVCFLRMEGKLFGNVPMNLELRLSVEDSPNSAGVVIDAIRCCKLALDRGIGGVLYSPASYFMKHPAIQYPDDEAYRRTEEFIAGTRER comes from the coding sequence ATGACAAAAATAAAAATAGCAATTGCAGGAATCGGGAACTGTGCAAGCTCTTTGATACAGGGCATTGAGTACTATAAAGCTGAAGATAAAGAACCCATAGGACTTATGCACAGGGACATTGGAGAGTACAGGCCCAAAGATATCAAAGTTGTTGCTGCCTTCGACATTGACGCCAGGAAGGTAGGAAAAGACGTTGCCGAGGCCATTTTTGCTCCCCCGAACTGCACAGCAACTTTTTGTCCTGACGTTCCCCCTACAGGTGTGAAGGTTAAGATGGGGAGAGTTCTTGACGGGGTCTCTGACCACATGAAGAATTATGGGGAGAATTACACATTTGTTGTCAGCAGGGAGCCTGAAGCCACAAAAGCAGACATTGTAAAAGAACTGAAGGATTCAGGCGCCGAAATGCTCCTTAATTACCTCCCTGTAGGTTCTGAAAAAGCTGTCCGTTTCTATGCAGAATGCGCTCTTGAAGCCGGAGTGGCTTTGATCAACAACATGCCTGTTTTCATTGCAAGCAATCCTGAATGGGCAAAGCGGTTTGAAGAAAAGAATATTCCAATTATAGGCGACGATATCAAAGCCCAGCTTGGGGCAACGATCACCCACAGGGTTCTTGCAGACCTATTTGAGAAACGTGGTGTAAAGCTCGAAAGGACATATCAGCTGAACACTGGTGGAAACACCGATTTCCTCAATATGCTCAACATGAACAGGCTTGTTTCCAAGCGTGAATCCAAGACCGAAGCCGTCCAGTCCGTGCTCTCGCATAGGCTTGCGGATGAAAATATCCACATCGGACCTAGCGACTACGTTGCCTGGCAGAAAGACAACAAGGTCTGTTTCCTTCGAATGGAAGGAAAGCTCTTTGGGAACGTGCCCATGAACCTTGAACTAAGGCTTTCCGTAGAAGATTCCCCTAACTCCGCAGGTGTGGTAATTGACGCCATTCGCTGCTGTAAGCTGGCTCTTGACCGCGGGATAGGAGGAGTACTGTACTCCCCGGCCTCCTACTTCATGAAACATCCGGCTATCCAGTACCCTGATGATGAGGCATACCGCAGAACTGAAGAGTTCATAGCCGGCACCCGAGAACGATAA
- a CDS encoding S-methyl-5-thioribose-1-phosphate isomerase: protein MRTIDWNEESNSVVLVDQTLLPQEYRVIECKTLSSLCEAIKSLRIRGAPALGAAGGFGIALAASLSGAKDIEAITRDLEVAAKALKSTRPTAVNLGWGVNRVLKAVSDAFDVKGVRDITLQEAMDIAEEDIETNKLIGKYGSKFLKDGDTVLTHCNAGRLACVDWGTALGVVRSAIAEGKNIKVIACETRPLNQGSRITTWELMQDKIPVTLIADSMAGWAMQQGLVNSVLVGADRITQDVVFNKIGTYTHSILAKEHEIPFYVAAPISTFDFKGWEGSVKIEMRNPDELRFSGCEQLAPKDVEVYNPAFDATPMENVTAIITEKGAFYPPFLLDEVLV from the coding sequence ATGAGGACAATTGACTGGAACGAAGAGTCCAATTCTGTGGTGCTGGTAGATCAGACTTTGCTCCCACAGGAGTACAGGGTAATAGAATGCAAAACCCTGAGTTCGCTCTGTGAAGCTATAAAATCTCTCAGGATCAGAGGTGCACCTGCGCTCGGGGCTGCAGGAGGCTTTGGAATTGCCCTGGCAGCTTCCCTTAGCGGGGCAAAAGATATCGAAGCCATAACCAGAGACCTTGAGGTTGCGGCAAAAGCGCTTAAATCGACCCGGCCTACAGCCGTAAACCTGGGATGGGGTGTGAACAGGGTTTTAAAAGCAGTTTCGGATGCCTTCGATGTTAAGGGAGTCCGGGATATCACCCTTCAGGAAGCCATGGATATTGCGGAAGAAGATATCGAAACAAATAAGCTGATAGGCAAATACGGATCAAAATTCCTGAAAGATGGAGATACAGTACTCACGCACTGCAACGCAGGAAGACTTGCCTGTGTTGACTGGGGTACAGCCCTTGGAGTTGTACGTTCGGCTATTGCAGAAGGCAAAAATATCAAAGTTATTGCCTGCGAGACAAGACCTTTGAACCAGGGGAGCAGGATCACTACCTGGGAACTCATGCAGGACAAAATCCCTGTAACCCTTATTGCAGATTCGATGGCTGGCTGGGCAATGCAACAGGGGCTCGTAAACAGCGTGCTAGTAGGGGCCGACCGAATTACCCAGGACGTCGTTTTTAACAAGATAGGCACCTATACGCACTCTATCCTTGCAAAAGAGCATGAAATTCCTTTTTATGTGGCAGCCCCGATCTCGACTTTTGACTTCAAAGGCTGGGAAGGAAGTGTAAAGATTGAAATGCGAAATCCTGATGAACTGCGGTTCTCGGGCTGCGAACAACTTGCCCCAAAAGATGTTGAGGTTTATAATCCCGCTTTTGATGCAACTCCCATGGAAAATGTGACTGCGATAATCACTGAAAAAGGTGCATTTTACCCGCCTTTCCTGCTGGACGAGGTTCTCGTCTGA
- a CDS encoding preprotein translocase subunit Sec61beta, producing the protein MAAKRSGPGLQSSAGLMRYYEADKNAVHIQPKTVLIVGALAGIVVLFLSAVNGFWP; encoded by the coding sequence ATGGCGGCTAAAAGATCAGGTCCCGGACTTCAGTCCTCAGCAGGACTCATGCGCTACTACGAAGCTGACAAAAACGCGGTTCACATCCAGCCCAAAACAGTGCTGATTGTCGGCGCTCTTGCGGGTATAGTAGTACTATTCTTAAGTGCTGTAAACGGCTTCTGGCCGTAA